In Juglans regia cultivar Chandler chromosome 13, Walnut 2.0, whole genome shotgun sequence, the following proteins share a genomic window:
- the LOC108988338 gene encoding uncharacterized protein LOC108988338, whose translation MFFFFVGGVEQQVRQVLKYGAGKCIACRSPADLVEYEKVLKLFFVPVWRWRGKEPLMHCNNCNLFFPPSYSLPPSPANSALPDVLRCRFCKRPVEPEFSFCPFCGSAL comes from the coding sequence atgtttttcttctttgtggGAGGAGTAGAGCAGCAAGTGCGGCAGGTGCTGAAATATGGGGCCGGAAAGTGCATAGCTTGCCGCTCACCGGCCGATCTGGTGGAGTACGAGAAAGTCCTGAAGCTGTTCTTCGTTCCCGTCTGGCGGTGGCGTGGGAAAGAGCCCCTCATGCACTGCAACAATTGCAACCTTTTCTTCCCTCCCTCCTACTCCCTGCCGCCGTCGCCAGCCAATTCGGCCCTCCCCGACGTCTTGAGGTGCCGTTTCTGTAAAAGGCCGGTGGAGCCCGAGTTCAGTTTTTGCCCCTTTTGTGGATCTGCTCTGTGA